In Phyllopteryx taeniolatus isolate TA_2022b chromosome 22, UOR_Ptae_1.2, whole genome shotgun sequence, the DNA window AGGTTCAAGTCTAAAGACAAGATTCTTGTCCTAAGAGAAGGTTCTCATCCCAATGGAAGGTAGTAGTCCCAAGAGGAGGTACTATTCCCAAGTGAATGAAGAGAAGGTTCTACTCTGGAGACAAGGTTCTGGTACCAAGACAAAATTTTTGTCGTGAGAAAAAGTTCTTGTCCCAAGAGAAGGTTCTTGTACCGAGAGAAGGTTGAagtggttattatgtaaatgagTCCCACTGTTATGTCACAGTGGGGGTCAGAGGGCTCAGTCAAAGACTCATTTTCAGAAAATCTAAAGATTGGTTGTTTAATGTTTATATGAGACACAAAAGATAATTTATAAAGTAATAAAAGGTCAATTTTCCACAACTGGCTTAGTTTAGCACCGAGAATGCTGATGTGTCACCATGGTTACCACACAGGCACCCCTGAGGACGATCGCATCTCAGCTCTAATCCACGAAAGTCGCTTTCCTCGGAGCTCCTCTCTGACTGACAGCTTCATCCCGCCGCCTCCCCAGACGGCGCCGCCCCCTCCTCCGTCCCCGCTCTTCCTCCTGGACTCAGGGcctcctccctccttccttccccctcctccccccgcCAGAGGGGAGGGACTGACCCGGTCCAGCTTCAAACCGGGGTCCGAGCCCAGGCTTCAGGAGCTGTCGGACACGCCGTCCAGGAGCCACGCTGAGCGTCAGAGAAAGGCGCGCTCCATGATCATCCTGCAGGATACGCCGCCTCAGCTGCAGCCAGagatgcactccgccgccatgcaTCTTTCCTCCTCGCACACCTCCACGCTGTCTCTCCACACTGGCGCCCTCGGACACTCGCCGCTGTCACGCCGCCGAGGACGACCCATCGAAAACCCTTACGCCAATGTGGGACAGCAGGCCCCCCCGGCCAAACCTCAGAGGAGGAAGTCGCCTCTCCTCAAACAACTTCCTGTGGAGGAGCAAGGTAGGTGTGCCCCCTTGTGGTCTCCAGCCTCATTGAATGAGCGGTTGGTTCTCCCAAGAGGTTTTAGTATTGAGAGAAGGTACTAGTCTTCAGAGAGGGCTCTAGTCGTAAGGGAAAGTACTAGTCTAAAGAAAAAGGTCTAGTACCACCTGACAGTTCTTGTCCTAAGGGAAGATTGCAGTCCGGAGGGCTTCCCATCCCAAGAGAAGGTTCTCATCTGAGGAAAAATTTGTAGTCCTGAGAAAAGGTCGTAGTCCAGAGAAAAGAATCTTGTCCCAAGAGAAGGTTCTTATCCAAGCGAAACGATGTAGTCCTGAGGAAGGTTCTATTCTGGAGAGAAATGGAATGCTCTAGTCCCAAGTGAAGTTACTGGTCTGGAAATACAGGTCTAGTAGGGAGAGAAAAGTTCTAGTCGTTAGGGATGGCTTTAACTTTGAGAAAAGGTTATAGTCCAGAGAGAAGGTTCACGTCCCAAGAGAGGTTTCTCATCCTGGTTAAGTAGAAAGTTGTAGTCCCGTGAAAAGGTACTTGTCCCAAGGGAAGGTTCTAGTATTGAGATAGGGTTCTAAGCCATATTCCCTCTGGATTCTTGTCCTGAGAGATGGTTTTTATCCAGTGATAAGGTTCTCATATGAGAGAAGGTGGTTGGGTGGTAGAGAAAAGGTACGAGTCCCAAATGAAGGTTGTAGTCTAGAGAGAAGCTTCTCGTCCCAAGAGAATGTTCTCATTCGAGTAGAAGGTTGCAGTTCCAAGAAGCTTCTGGTCCCAAGGGACTGGTCTAGTCTTAAACGAAGGTTCCAGTCCCCTCTATCTTGTGTGCAGGCCTCAGAGACCAGGATGCAAAGTCGGAGACGAGTGCCCCCGGTAGCCCCAGCAGGGCAGAGCTCTACCAGCAGCAGGTTCTGTCTGAGCGCGCTCGCGTCCACGGCCGCCGCTCCTCCCTCTTCCTGTCCGTAGAGGGCGCCATTTCCGACAACCAAGCGCCTCCTCTCCTGACTCAGAGTCACTCCATGGACGACCTGGGCGAGCTTCCTCCTCCTGCGCCAGTCCTTTCACCCTCACCCACCCCGCACACCTTCCTGCACCCGCTCACCGGCAAGCCTCTCGGTAAGAATTATGACAATAATGTAATTGGAGCACAGTCGAACATTTGTCTCCTCCTCAGATCCTTCGTCTCCGCTCGCCCTGGCTCTGGCCGCACGAGAACGAGCGCTCACCGCCCGCACGCCGAGCCCCGAGCCACGAACCAAACACGCCTCGGCTTCCACCACGCCCATCCCCACCCCGGCCGCCAGCCCGGAGGGTCGCCATAAGCGCACCCCCGTCCCCACCCCGCAGAGCAGCCCCGAGCCTCGCTCCAAGCGCACCACCCCACAGACCAGCCCTGAGCAGCGGAGCAAGCGCACCACCCCTCAGAGCAGCCCTGAGCTCAGGCACAAGCGCATAACTCCGCCTCTCTTCCCTGATGGACAGGTGGAGCGTCCCGAAGCTGAGGGCGGCGTTACGTCCCCCGCGGggccctcccctgaacgctggaggCCCGTCCCACTGGCCAACCTGGCCAATGAGAGCCACTCGGCTGTGATTGACAGGCGTAGAAGTCTGACTATTGGGAGCTCAGAGGAAGAAGGCGGTGCCTATACAGTGACCCTCCCACCCGCGTTGTTGTCATCCAGTGACGAGGAGACAAGGGAAGAGCTACGGCGGATCGGTCTGGTGACACCGCCCCCTGGTTTCGCCGCCCCTCCGTCCCCCCTCTCTCTGACCCCACGTCGTGGCGGTGAGGGCGACACAGGGGATGATGACAAGGAGCCTCGTGATGGCtcgctccctccctccatcaCCTTGGCGTCGCCCCCCGCCCCGCCGTCGCCCTCCTCGCCACCCGCCGGCCACCCCTCCTCGGCCCTCAAACCCCGTCTCCGCTCGCCCATTGGCCGTGGCCGCTCGGCCCTCAGGGACCCTCTGCTCAAGCAGTCTTCTGACAGCGAGCTGCTCCCATCCTCGCCCGCCTCCGCGGCCGCTGCCCGCCAGCCGCGGTACCTCTTCCAACGCCGCTCCAAGCTGTGGGGAGGCGGCGGCGACGAGGAGGGCCGGCCCGCGGCGCTGGGTGGCCAAGGGTCAGCCTCGGCCCTGGAGTTGAGCGGCAAGGCCGAGTCGGGCCTGGACCTCGCCAACAGACTCCACCTCCTCAACAAAGATAGCCACTCCCTGGGGGAGGAGCCCAGCCCCCTTGACCCTGGACGCAGGTCCCCAGTAGGTGGGGCCaggtacgtgtgtgtgcgtgggcgtgcgcatctgtgtgtgtgcgtgcatgtgtgtgtgtaaatatgtgtgtttttgtgggtgtgtgtgcgctgTAACCCAAAGTGTGGTTTGTGTTGCAGATGTGTGGAGAGTGGAGAGAGCAAATCGTAGGTTTTATCTCTGGTAAACATTTCTTGTTATCGCTCTTAGACGTTAACGTCTGCTAACTAACGCTACACAGTATGTCGCTGTATATTGTATGTACGGTACAGCTAATCTTAGCATCACTTCACAAAGCTAACTGACAATGACAACATTTATAATGGCCGCCAGCCTGCCAGAGCTGCTTGTCTCATGTTCCTCTTCAGTTGTAGTTACATTTGACTTTCCTGATTTTGCTCTAAAAAACTAACAAGCACTTCGAGCTAACACTGTACATTTAtgctatgttatgttatgtttgaCTTTGAAGGGTCTTAAATTCCAAAGAGACTGAGTTTTCTAAATTCTTCCCCTATAGCACTCCATGCTAACAGGGGCTAAGCAGTTTTAGCACCTAGCACAGTCAAGTCGGACCCTGAACCGCCTCTCACGTCTCACCTTCTAGCACTGCGCTCTCATGCTAACATGCGTCTAATGGTAACGTGCGAAGATGCTAACCGTTGCGTGATGTTACAGGTTGTTCTCCAGTCTGGGCGAGCTGCACACCATCTCCCAGCGAGGATACGGCACCACCTACACGGTCCGACCGGGAAGTCGCTACCCCGTCACCCGCCGcagcccctccccctccccgtCTCCCTCCCCCTCCGATAGGCCGTCGGGCCTGggctcctccccctccccctgcTCCGAGCGCCCCGACCTGAGCTCGGGCCGCGCCCTGACCATCCTGAAATCGTCCAGCCTCAGCCTGCCGTCGGAGCCCAAGGAGGTCCGCTTCGTCATGCGCAGCGCCAGCGCTCGAACCCGCTCCCGCTCGCCCTCGCCCTCCCCTCACGCCTCCCCGTGCCCATCGCCGGTCCTCAGTGGCCCCCTGCTGGCGCTCAGACCCTGGAGGCAGCGCCCGCTCAGCTTGTGGAACAAGTACGACGTGGGCGACTGGCTGGAGAGCGTCGGGCTGGCCGAGCATCGCCAGCGCTTCCAGGATCACGAGATCGAAGGCTCGCACCTGCCCGCCCTCACCAAGGACGACTACGTGGAGCTGGGCGTCACCCGGCTGGGCCACCGCATCAACATCGAGCGTGCCCTCAGACAACTATTGGACGCTGCCACTTGACCACTGTCACCGCCATAGGTCTACTCGCTATTTTTGTCAGCTCAGCTCTTTGATCGCCGCCATTGAGCATTCGGGTGTTGAAACCTTTAAATCCTGAAAAGAATCGTTGACGATGGACATGATCGATTGTTTATGATCGATGGACAAGATTCAACACCTCCACTTTTACCCCAAAAATGGGTGTTGAACCATTTATCTGGGCAAAGTGGGTGTTGAAGAATTTCACCTGGGAAAATGTGGGTGTTCAATTCTTTCAATCACGACCATCGATGGACGTGACCGATTGTCATGATCAATGGTCCTGATCAAAagggttcaacacccacacttgtgcaagtgaaattattttttgggcGAAATTGTGGGGATTGAATCCTTTCCATCGATCATCAATGGACGTGATCGAATATCTTGATCGATTGATGTATGAGTGTTGAAGAATTTTGCCTCGAAAAGTGTAGGTGTTGACGACAATCACGACAATCGATCACGTCCATCGTTGAACCCTTTCGATCCGTCAATGAGGATGGTCGTGATCGAAAGGATtccacacccacacttttcccgtGAAACATAATTAGGAAAAGTGTGGGTTTTTAACCCTTGCGATCGTGATCAGTTTCATTCGTCAGGTCCATCAATCATGACCATCCATCACCATCGTCCATCACGTCCATCCATCGTGATCATCCGCCACGTCCATCGAGCAGTCTCGCATCTCACTGCGCCAGAAGACGTTCAACAAGTAAGCCACAAAGCAAAACATCCTCCCAGTCGCTTCCTTTGTTATCCCCGATGCTAACATGTTAGCTTAGCTGCGTAAGTATTAGCGATCAAAGAGCtggtctgattttttttgtttttcctccaacAATTATTATAATTCCTGAAGAATATTAGTCTTGATTTTGAATATTTCTGAATATAATGGACTCTATGCACGCAGCACTTCTGCAAGGTGGCGTGTTGAAGTCCCTgtagagtgaaaataaaaatgccttATAAATTGGACATAGCACAGAGAAGTGTTGTCAACGACCTTGCCAAAttggaatgattaaaaaaaaacattttccccacaAAAGTTTCCCCCTCCTCGCTCACCCGCCTTTCTCCCCGTGACGTGTGCGCACTCACGGGCagcaacgaggcactctaattCAACTACGCCGGCCTGAAGGCCCTGTCCACACGCTTGCTGTCAAGTCCGACGAGTTCTCCCCTGCCCCCTTCTCGCCCTTTCAACTTTCTATGCGTGATGTGCGTGCACTCACAGCTGACAACTAGGCGCTCTAAAGCGACTATGCCAGCACAAAGCCCCTGCCACGTCCAAAGAATGAgggaaactgaaatggtgacGAGTTCAACGCCAAATCGCCACAATTGAGTACTTCACAGTTCTTAGTCTTACGTTTTCACGTTTTCAGCATTTCTCTTCAAACGTGTAGAACGTGTATGAAGAAACAAATCGCCgagttcactttacagggtcgtTCACGacagaggttatttttcattcaGATGCCCTCTGACCTTTCCACCAAAAATGCGTTATGGCTTGCCGTGCATAAGGTCCATTATCCTCATTTAGATTTTCTGAGCAATGACGTGCTAGTGTTGACTTTATTCTACTTTCACTTTTGATTTGACAATGAGTTGAATGCCCTCGTCACCGTGGCGACGTGCAGGAGTTCTTGATGACTTGTCAAccagtgtgcgcgtgtgtatgtgtgtgtgtgtgtgtgtgtgtgatacgtGTTGATTGGACATGGTGCTACATGTTGGAAGCCATCTGTACAGGAAGTAACTTCATCATCTTTAACCCAATCGCAGCAAATCAATCAATCGCAACGACAAAAAAACTATAACAATCAAAGATTTGGGCGTCAAGGTCGTTCGAGGGGTTTCCACTCTGCCAtgaggtttttctttttgtttctttttttaacctcgCCATCTGTGGAGATTTCGCGAACATTTTCTTCTAGCATCCTCGTCGCGCTAGTAATGGGAAGGATTGCTCCAGCGATCGATCCGGAAAGTATTCCACGGTGTGAACATTTTTCGAAGACACACGAGCGCAATCTGAAACAtattcacaggaaaaaaaagttaccatCAATTATTCCACCACATACATACCGATACAAAACCTTTCTTTCCTGTTgaaacaacagcaacattttattccaaaatggaatttATTCACTTCTTGTCCTAAAAATTGTACACAAAACACCCCTTAATAATTATGAATACATTCTGTCTGCACTGAATGTGTATTTATCACCTTTTAGTATTATTTGTACGAACTAGCGCGTGAGCTAATTTTAGGGCACGCCCTCAACATGAAAGCAGCTAGCTCAGCGCAAGAAATCACACATGGACGCAAGCTAATGCGCGGATGTGCTAACGGGCGCTCACTTCAACATATAAACATTAGGTTGTAGACTAAAGATAGAAAATGTAGCTAAATAGTTATTCCTAAGTCAAGAATAAGCAATAGACTGCTAAGTGGTGATGAAGTCATCATGTTTGTTATGTAAGCACATTCCAGTATTTAATGAATTGATTGATGGATTATTGGACGGCTTTGATGCTTCTTTGtgctcttttctttctttggaCACACACCAAACATGTTGTCACGTTTCTAATAAAGGCTCATTTACTACGACAAGCCTCCACCCGCCGCCTCGGAGACCAAGACCCTGTCAATGACTGACGCAcgggcacgcacgcacgcacgcacgcacgcacggcaATTGGAACACGTTTGAaaagcagacaaacaaacaaatgaggacaggaatgacaaataaaaagGGTTGAAGAGAGAGAAGTCGTTGAACTCGAACCGTCAGTCAATGATGCTTGGCCGCTGCCACTGGCTGACGGGCTGACGATCCCTACGGAGACTtcaacatttttgcttgtgTGTCGAGGGGGAAAGTCTTCAACTTCAGGTGAGCGCTCTGATTATTATAATTCTGATGTTTTGATGTGATATTTCAATGAGGTGTTTCATGCCATTTCTGCTTATGCGCAGCTTTATTCCGAAATGGAATAAATTTACCACGGTAGCGGTGACTCGTCTGTGCGATATGTTTAGCTCCGCCTAtcctaaatgtatatacagGACAATAGAAACTACGCTAATGTAAATGGTTCCAAAATGCAAACGCTTCCTTTTTTCCCAGTTTTTGGGTGTGAGTGACATGTTAGCGAAAAGGGAAAGCGAAAGTGAAAGTGAATGCATTGCAAATCTTTTTTAGCCTTACAATCCAACATCATATTGTTTCATATGCAAATGAGATCTAACTCCAGGTGGCCATGTTGTCCATCCCGGATCTGATCAAGAAGAAGCGGGACGGCGGTTCGCTGAGTGACGGCGACATTCAAACGTGGCTGGAGGCCGTGACCGGCGGACGCGTGGAGGGCTGCCAGACAGGTGACCAACGTCAACAACAGCTCCTTCATCATTTACTCCATATCCTTCGTCCATTTTACGTTGCGATTCGATTTGATTTGGATTCATCACTTTGTGATTCAATTCGGTTTTGAGTCATTAGGTTGCAGATAGGATCACATTTTGATTCTTTACGTTGCGattcaatttgattttgattcgATATTGATTTTAATAGATTTTGACTCTTGTacattgtgaaaagaaaaacaaaccccccccaaaaaaatcgaCTTTTGTCCATTTCCTGTGTTGCGCGTTCACACGGGAATCCAACATGACCTCAAATGTGACCTTTCAAAGTTGAAGCCGCTGCTCGCCATTTTCGACGGCTCCATATTTCACCCACGCATCGTGACTTGCTCTCGTCCTATCTGAGGCGCCATGCTGATGGCCATCTGGCAGCGGGGCATGGACGCGCGCGAGACGGCGACGCTGACCAAAGCGATGATGCTGTCGGGGGAAGTGATGTCGTGGCCGCCAGAGTGGGCGGGGCTGCTGGTGGACAAGCACTCCACGGGTGGCGTGGGCGACAAAGTCAGCCTGGTGCTGGTGCCCGCGCTCGCCGCTTGCGGCTGCAAGGTGACTCTGAAAAGTGACTCGAAAAAGCGTCAcgctttttccccattttgtcttgTCGACGTGTCTCGCCAGGTCCCGATGATAAGTGGGCGGGGCCTGGCCCACACCGGAGGTACGCTGGACAAGCTGGAGTCCATTCCCGGTTTCGGCGTCCACCAGTCGGCTGAGCAGGTGCCTTATGGGAGGGAGCCCcatatttcagcttttcttttgaGACGTTGAattttccacactttttttcgggattgtattttttttccagccatTTTATatagatgaataaatgaattatttttgaaCTGAATTTATGTTAAGATTGGGAAAGAAATCAGTGCTCGAAGTTTGATAgtttccccccccttttttcaatttcaaatttagaTTTTGATGTGGTAAAAATTCTGTGTTGAATTATATGTCGACAATTTTTTTCGCAAATATATCAGAGGCAATAAATGTATgactatatattatttttagcacTTTTATTTTGTACCCAATTTTTTTACATGCGAGGttttaaaaacaagaatttgTTTTCctgtgaatttattttaaaattgaaaaaaaatcacaggcgaaaacaaatgttcaaattcaaattttgaggcgaaaaaatgtgaaatcagTGATAGAAATTCCAGATGTATAATAGCAACAAAAGTGGGTACACCCCTTTGTGAAACTGAAAATACGGGTATTCAAAAGAACCGTGACTGGCGTACTGATACTGTACCCGAATATTTGTCAGCTGCGAGCCATCCTGAGCAGCGTGGGCTGTTGCATTGTGGGTCAGACGGAGACGCTGGTTCCCGCCGACCGCATCCTCTACGCCGCGCGCGACATCACGGCCACCGTGGACAGCATGCCGCTCATCGCTGGTAGCGCCCCGAGCCCGAAGCAAATCGTCGGCAATAACCGGACGCCCGTGTTGTCTTCCGGCCAGGCTCCATCATCTCCAAGAAAGGCGCCGAGTCGCTGACGGCGCTGGTCCTGGACGTCAAGTTCGGCCGGGCCGCTCTCTACAAAGACTTGGGCAGCGCCAAGGAGCTGGCGCGCCTCCTGGTAAGTCCTTTGGACTTTGCAAACACGCCGATTGATTTCATTTGGCTTTATTTCTGGAGCCAGTTCACAACACAACCGGTTTGGAAGTTAGGGTCGCGAGACgggctttgggtttcaaatttgtcGGGTTGACGCAaagacttgggggggggggggggggtggaaaggAGGAAATTTTCATAGAGAAAGACGAGGACgatcaagtaaaagtcaaattaGTGGGAGAGGAAAAACAGGTCATGGAAGATGAAATAGGAGAAGAAGGAAGAAGTCGTAGAAGAGGAAAGGGGACATTTCCAtcgaaaagaagaagagaaagatGATTAAAAAGTGGAAGAAGTAGTAGAGGAAGatttgaggcaaaaaaaagggaaaatactTGATATGACGTATTTGTAAGCAGCCTAGTGTGACGTCGCGCGTGTGCGCCTGTTGCAGGTGCAGGCGGGCAACGATCTGGGCATGCGCACGGGCGCGCTGCTGAGCCGCATGGACGGCGTGATCGGATGCAGCGTGGGCAACAGTCTGGAGGTCATCGAGGCGCTCCGCCTGCTCAAGGGCGACCACCGGCACAGCCGAGACCTCGTGGAGCTCGTCGGCGCGCTCGGTAAACGCCACGCGCGCCTCGCGACATCTGGACTGGCCGGGTACTAGTCCCCGCTAGTAAAATGATTCAGCGCGCGAGGAGAACGAGTCGGGCGCAGTCTCGCGCCAATATACCGACGCACTAGTTGGATGTCTGCTACTAGTACTAGTCATGACATTATAAATTTCAAGTAGTTAACGTCTAGCGTTTCACTTGAAGTACTAGTTTCCCTCCCTCGCAAAGCGTGACGGCGTCCGATCGGCTCTCAGGCGGCCTCCTGCTGGCCATGACGGGACTGGCGGCCGACCGATCGGAAGGCGCGGGGAAGATTTTGCAGGCTGTGATGGGCGGAGCCGCTCTGCTCAAGTTCCAGGCCATGATGGAGGCTCAGGGCGTCGCCCCGGAGACGGCGAGGGCGCTGTGCGCCGCCGACGCCGACTACTTCAAGATTCTGAGGAAAGCCAAACATCAGCTGGACTTGACGGCCAAACACGACGGTAGACAAAAAGCGGGGCAAAAacactgacaaacaaacaaaccaaaaaaaaccaacacttttgctatgttacagccTTTTTACAAAATGGattaaatttgattaaattcatttttcagTTGAAAATTCTACACATAACACAagattttttgaaatgtttgcaaatgtattcaaaattcAAACTAAGAATGCATCCACTGTGTGTCATATTATGATTTGAAATGATCATATCTTGTTAATATTATTCTTGAACGTGTTGTAGGCGTGCTGGTGGACGTGGATGGTTTGGTTTTAGCGGAAGTGGTTCA includes these proteins:
- the shank3b gene encoding SH3 and multiple ankyrin repeat domains protein 3 isoform X8, translated to MPLSPAADTKHDRPRQQAVTNGNPTGSTVARDAAAEDTPSGNSIVVRIGIPDLQQTKCLRLDPELPVWTSKQRVLVTLTQSLSDVLNYGLFQPAFNGRAGKFLDEERLLKEYPLPPITPIPYLEFRYKRRIYTQSYVDDKQLAKLHTKANLKRFMEHVHQKNVEKVSKWLEKGLDPNFHDSDSGECPLTLAVQLEESCELIKVLRSGGAHLDFRTRDGITALHRAVMCRNSAALTTLLDLGASPGYKDSRGLTPLYHSAMVGGAPYCCELLLQDHATLGMTDENGWQEIHQACRHGNVQHLEHLLFYGADMSSQNASGNTALHLCALYNQDSCARVLLFRGANKDIKNYNNQTAFQVAIIAGNFDLAEIIKIHKGSDVVPFRESPSYTKRRRLGTIRSPAGNGLSSPRSLIRSVSDNTLESPASSPGPSMQSLEAHLDTHTHSLRRHARRLSPSGGHVESSPPSSPPLTPQLRKKRLYSAVPGRTFIATRSHVPQGSGEIQLHRGERVKVLSIGEGGFWEGNVKGRTGWFPADCVEEVQMRQYDPRLETREDRTKRLFRHYTVGSYDNYTSYSDYVIEEKMAVLQKRESEGFGFVLRGAKAETPIEEFAPTPAFPALQYLESVDQGGVAWRAGLRTGDFLIEVNGADVVKVGHRQVVALIRQGGSRLLMKVVSVSRKSDANLIRKKAPPPPKRAPSTSLTLRSKSMTADLEDIEKLDDMLAGNTQEVVLRSRPSDDFRAATVKQRPTSRRITQAEINSLFERQGLVPPSGPEKSTMALPRGMSRTKSFGTPEDDRISALIHESRFPRSSSLTDSFIPPPPQTAPPPPPSPLFLLDSGPPPSFLPPPPPARGEGLTRSSFKPGSEPRLQELSDTPSRSHAERQRKARSMIILQDTPPQLQPEMHSAAMHLSSSHTSTLSLHTGALGHSPLSRRRGRPIENPYANVGQQAPPAKPQRRKSPLLKQLPVEEQGLRDQDAKSETSAPGSPSRAELYQQQVLSERARVHGRRSSLFLSVEGAISDNQAPPLLTQSHSMDDLGELPPPAPVLSPSPTPHTFLHPLTGKPLDPSSPLALALAARERALTARTPSPEPRTKHASASTTPIPTPAASPEGRHKRTPVPTPQSSPEPRSKRTTPQTSPEQRSKRTTPQSSPELRHKRITPPLFPDGQVERPEAEGGVTSPAGPSPERWRPVPLANLANESHSAVIDRRRSLTIGSSEEEGGAYTVTLPPALLSSSDEETREELRRIGLVTPPPGFAAPPSPLSLTPRRGGEGDTGDDDKEPRDGSLPPSITLASPPAPPSPSSPPAGHPSSALKPRLRSPIGRGRSALRDPLLKQSSDSELLPSSPASAAAARQPRYLFQRRSKLWGGGGDEEGRPAALGGQGSASALELSGKAESGLDLANRLHLLNKDSHSLGEEPSPLDPGRRSPVGGARCVESGESKSLFSSLGELHTISQRGYGTTYTVRPGSRYPVTRRSPSPSPSPSPSDRPSGLGSSPSPCSERPDLSSGRALTILKSSSLSLPSEPKEVRFVMRSASARTRSRSPSPSPHASPCPSPVLSGPLLALRPWRQRPLSLWNKYDVGDWLESVGLAEHRQRFQDHEIEGSHLPALTKDDYVELGVTRLGHRINIERALRQLLDAAT
- the shank3b gene encoding SH3 and multiple ankyrin repeat domains protein 3 isoform X3, yielding MPLSPAADTKHDRPRQQAVTNGNPTGSTVARDAAAEDTPSGNSIVVRIGIPDLQQTKCLRLDPELPVWTSKQRVLVTLTQSLSDVLNYGLFQPAFNGRAGKFLDEERLLKEYPLPPITPIPYLEFRYKRRIYTQSYVDDKQLAKLHTKANLKRFMEHVHQKNVEKVSKWLEKGLDPNFHDSDSGECPLTLAVQLEESCELIKVLRSGGAHLDFRTRDGITALHRAVMCRNSAALTTLLDLGASPGYKDSRGLTPLYHSAMVGGAPYCCELLLQDHATLGMTDENGWQEIHQACRHGNVQHLEHLLFYGADMSSQNASGNTALHLCALYNQDSCARVLLFRGANKDIKNYNNQTAFQVAIIAGNFDLAEIIKIHKGSDVVVPFRESPSYTKRRRLGTIRSPAGNGLSSPRSLIRSVSDNTLESPASSPGPSMQSLEAHLDTHTHSLRRHARRLSPSGGHVESSPPSSPPLTPQLRKKRLYSAVPGRTFIATRSHVPQGSGEIQLHRGERVKVLSIGEGGFWEGNVKGRTGWFPADCVEEVQMRQYDPRLETREDRTKRLFRHYTVGSYDNYTSYSDYVIEEKMAVLQKRESEGFGFVLRGAKAETPIEEFAPTPAFPALQYLESVDQGGVAWRAGLRTGDFLIEVNGADVVKVGHRQVVALIRQGGSRLLMKVVSVSRKSDANLIRKKAPPPPKRAPSTSLTLRSKSMTADLEDIEKLDDMLAGNTQEVVLRSRPSDDFRAATVKQRPTSRRITQAEINSLFERQGLVPPSGPEKSTMALPRGMSRTKSFGTPEDDRISALIHESRFPRSSSLTDSFIPPPPQTAPPPPPSPLFLLDSGPPPSFLPPPPPARGEGLTRSSFKPGSEPRLQELSDTPSRSHAERQRKARSMIILQDTPPQLQPEMHSAAMHLSSSHTSTLSLHTGALGHSPLSRRRGRPIENPYANVGQQAPPAKPQRRKSPLLKQLPVEEQGLRDQDAKSETSAPGSPSRAELYQQQVLSERARVHGRRSSLFLSVEGAISDNQAPPLLTQSHSMDDLGELPPPAPVLSPSPTPHTFLHPLTGKPLDPSSPLALALAARERALTARTPSPEPRTKHASASTTPIPTPAASPEGRHKRTPVPTPQSSPEPRSKRTTPQTSPEQRSKRTTPQSSPELRHKRITPPLFPDGQVERPEAEGGVTSPAGPSPERWRPVPLANLANESHSAVIDRRRSLTIGSSEEEGGAYTVTLPPALLSSSDEETREELRRIGLVTPPPGFAAPPSPLSLTPRRGGEGDTGDDDKEPRDGSLPPSITLASPPAPPSPSSPPAGHPSSALKPRLRSPIGRGRSALRDPLLKQSSDSELLPSSPASAAAARQPRYLFQRRSKLWGGGGDEEGRPAALGGQGSASALELSGKAESGLDLANRLHLLNKDSHSLGEEPSPLDPGRRSPVGGARCVESGESKSLFSSLGELHTISQRGYGTTYTVRPGSRYPVTRRSPSPSPSPSPSDRPSGLGSSPSPCSERPDLSSGRALTILKSSSLSLPSEPKEVRFVMRSASARTRSRSPSPSPHASPCPSPVLSGPLLALRPWRQRPLSLWNKYDVGDWLESVGLAEHRQRFQDHEIEGSHLPALTKDDYVELGVTRLGHRINIERALRQLLDAAT